The segment CAAAGGTTTATCTTTAAACGGGAGAAAAGCTTCAGCATCAAATCTATATAAACTAGCTGGACGACCAGCGCCACGAGAAACTTTAATTCCCGTATCACACAAAAAACCTAACTTTAACAATCGAGAGCGAAAATTGGAATAATCAGAAAAATTTTCGCCCAGAACAGTAGTATAAAGTTGATAAAGGTCATTCAAAGTAAAAACATCTGGTAAAACATCAAAAGCTACGGGACTATATTCTAGTTTATTGCGTAGCCTTTGATAACCGTATTCTAATATTTTATTGTGATCGAAAGCTAATTCAGGTACTTGTTGAATGGGATACCAAGCAATGCCACTTACACCATCAGCAATTAATTCTGCTTCGGCAAATCTTACTAAAGCGAAA is part of the Phormidium ambiguum IAM M-71 genome and harbors:
- a CDS encoding NUDIX hydrolase yields the protein MSGRTTRKIAYPLKKQALADFKVGVDNVIFSVDTSQNRLLVLLVMRQDEPFLGQWCLPGTLVRQGESLEDAAYRILAEKIRAKNLYLEQLYTFGGPGRDPREAPDSFDVRYLSVSYFALVRFAEAELIADGVSGIAWYPIQQVPELAFDHNKILEYGYQRLRNKLEYSPVAFDVLPDVFTLNDLYQLYTTVLGENFSDYSNFRSRLLKLGFLCDTGIKVSRGAGRPASLYRFDAEAFLPFKDKPLVFI